The genome window acaaacaaaaaaaaagagttggttctgaTCATAACCagctactgaggaggctgaggcaggatccaAATTCAAGACCTGACTGGCACTAcagattgagttcaaggccagcctgggcaacttagcacCTTAAAATAACAGGGCGGGTGTGGCCCGGGAGTGCACGCCTTtcgtcccagcactgggaagggtgGGTATCGGCCACTGGTATGTAAGCCGTCTCACATCACACCAACAGATGCGAACAGATGCCGAGGACGGGGACTTTGACGTAGTGTTCCAACTGCAGCGCAAGGAGCTGCTGCAGCAGTTGCTGGCCCTGCTCATCTCGGCTGTGGCTTCCAAACCGCAGCTGGCTATGCACTGCTACCAGGAAAAACAGCCCCAGGGCCCAACCAAAGAGAGGTGAGCAGACAGCCCCGTGGGGGCGCCTCAGCagactctccattctctctcagaACCTCAGCCTCCTCTTGTGGAGATGGAGGTGATGACCCACGGTTCTTCCCACACCCGAATCAGCACCCAGACATCCAGGACCCAGTTATCCAGGACCTCGGCTGCTTCTCTGATGCAGCAGCTCTCGGCCATCACAACGTACAAGCCTGGGGATCTCGGGCTGGTGCCTCGCCGGGTCCACATCCCACCCAACCCCCAGGACCTCAGGGCTCTCTCATACGTCACCCGAATGGGGATCTGTCAGCTACAGAACACTAGTGAGGTAGGAGTGCCAGGGACCCTGGGGACAGCAAGCTGACAGCTGGCCCTAGTTTTCCCATGCATAGTTGGGCGGCTCCAGGGACCTCTCTGATCCTCCCTACCTGTAAAATGGCCCAACGAAAACAGGCTAAGGCATACCTATGTTACCCTTGGGAGAGGGTCTGCTAGACCTTTTTATCTCAACCCCATTGGTAAGGAATGGGTTAGGAGATTACCCCACCCACCCAAGGAGGCTTCAGATTTCAAGCAAGCACCTTTTAATCTTGCAGATCTCCCCATCTGGAGCTCTCAAAAGATTCAGAAAGTTCAGCCTTCCTAAACCTTTCCTACACCGTAAGTAGCGCACAGAGAGAACAAGCCAGTGCAGACATAGACTGTTGTGGCTACAGTCCCTCCCTCAACCTGCAAGTGGCTTGGGGCAACCCAGAAGTTATAAAGCAGTGGGTACCACGTGTCATGGCAGTTCTGTGGCTGTGTCTGGGCTTCAGGGTACCGGCAGGCAGTCAAACAGGTAGATGTGTCCACTGGTGTCAGAGGCCCACTGGTGGCTCCTGGCTTCGAGCACGGATGTGGTCCAGAAGCAGGTCGGCGGCCTGATCCAGCAACGGGGACAGTAGCTCCTGTTCCTCAGGGGAGAAGCGGCCCAGGACATGGGCCTCGATCATACTAGGGTGTGTGGGGCGCCCAATGCCTACCCGCAGCCTTGGCATTGCCTGTGGGGTGCCAGAGGGATGAGGGGGCCTTGGTGAGATACACTGGGGACCCCATGCTGGCCACCCCCacccagggcagggcagaggggtGGACTTACACTGGAGTTCAGACAGCTAATGCAGGACCGGACTCCATTGTGGCCTCTTGGAGGGATTTGAGGAGCAGTTAGTACTTCCTGAGGCAGCCCCCTAACTTCCCTTGCCCAGGCTTCCTTCGGAGCACCCCAGCCTGAAGAGATAGGCTCAGCAACCCTACCCCACCCCGACAAAGGCCAGCATCCCTACCCAAACCTGAGCACATGCAAGCCTCACCTTGCGCTGCCCCCCAGCTTCAGAGCCAGCTTCCCCAGGGGCTTATCAAGTTCATCGTGCACCAGATAGATCTCCTCCGCAGCCAGCCCAAACAGCTCCGCTTGGCACAGGGAAACACCCTAGTTACTGCCTATCTGCTCAGAGGGATCACAACGACCCCCACATGGAAACAGGTCCCAAGTCCTCGCTGTAGTAACCGGGGTTCACCAGGCACTTGTCACAGTTGACACCCCTCTCTGGTACCTGTGCCCACTTATCCATGAAGGCCAAAACTCACCGGCTTGGGCCACGCTGCGCCCATTGACGTTCATGAGGCGCCGTGGCCGGAGCAAGACCAACTGGGCATCCCCGAACGGGGCCAGGGCAAGGTCAGCAGCGCAGCGCGAGTCCCGAGCCCAGCTCTCCGCCACTCCCAGGCGCCGCGCTATTTGCCCCAGCACCGCCATACCCACGCTGTGCCGTGTGCCAGGCATTCCATGGTTCCCCAAGCCAGCCACCTGCAGCAACACCACAGAAAACAGACCGAATCATCTCTCACGGAGGACCCAGAACAGTGATTAGGGAACAGAGGGGCGCCAGGGTCCGGAAGGAGCGCTTACGGGTTTGGGAACTCCTGGAGGCCCCACCAAGTTGGAGGTGCCGCACCCTGGTGCGGGAGCAGAACTCCTAAAAAGTTTGGCGCCGGCCAATACTGCCGGCCATCTATTTAAgtgggaaatctgacaaggagctcggcaagatggctcagagggtaagggcacttgctgtccCACAACTTAGGTTCGATCCCCGAgacccacatggaaggagagaccaagttgccctctgacagACACacggcacatgcacacacaaatgtaaccTAAAAtcttaaatgtgaaaaaaagagGCTGACAAGGACCTTGGGAGACTTTACCCGGGAGACAGTGGCAGCATCGGAGCCGGGCCCGGATACCCGCGTAGTCACCCACGCCCCACTCACCAGCCACCGCCTCCCGGGGAACCGAGCCTCCGAGACGCGCTGCCTCAAAGCCCAACTCCGCCGCATCCCGGAGCGGAAAAGGCCGGACGGCACCATGCCGCCCCAATTCACGGCCAGGACCCCGCCCCCTGACGTCAGGCAGCCCTAAGCCAATAGCATCGCCTCGCGTCCAGCGGCGGCCAATCCAGGCCGAGATCGGCGGCCTCCGTGCTCGGGCAGGGAGGAAGTGGGCGGGGCGCAGGCCGCCGAGGGCGTCCGGGTGCGTTCCGCGGCGTCGCGTCACCCGGTGTCGCCCGCGCCTCCCTACGCTTTCACCCCGCCCAGCCCCGGCGCGCACAGCCCGCAGGTTCTTTCCTTGACGTAGGCCTCGCCCGGCCTTGTGATGTTTCTACTGACCGTGGAGGCGTGGCCAAGTGGGCGGAGCCTCCGGGCATCCTGAAGCTGGTGCCTAGCAACAAGGGAGGCAGGGAACCAGGAAGGTAGCGCAGCCCAGAGGTCAGTCTGGAAACCAGTCATGACAGACAACAGCAAGGTGAGGGCTGAGAAGGGGAAGGCCGAGGGAGGCAGAGCCGGTCCAGCCCTTCAGGGGACCTGTGAGAGTCCATCGTTTGTAgtgtgggaggggagaagggggactGGCCGCCTACTCCaaaaggagaaggcagagaagtTTTTGATTGTTGTtctgtgtttgttgttttggtttttcttctttttttatttattattattattttttttttcgagacagggtttctctgtgtagctgtgtgcctttcctgggactcacttggtagcccagactggcctcgaactcacagagatccgcctgcctctgcctcccgagtgctgggattaaaggcgtgcgccaccaccgcccggctgttgtggtttttcaagacaggatttcgctgtgtagccctggttgtcctggaactcgctctgcagaccaggctggcttctaactcagagatccgcctccctgtctcctgagtgacgggattaaaggcgtgcgccgccaccacccggcttgttttgttttttataggcAGGGtttcattatatagaccaggctggcctctaacacagagaaatctgcctgcctctgactctcaagtgcAGGTTGTAAGTGTTGGAACTCGGATGGGAAAGTATCCTGGCAGTCGAAGTCACTGTAAGCATGGCAGcttacagctctgctccagggaaaggtctCCCCAATGCAAGTGTTAACAACGGAAAGTATTAGAGTTCTGCTCCGCTCTGCTCCAgccaagtgttacagctctgcttaGGTCCCCTggagtgtaacaactctgctctgcTGGGGGGGAGTTTCCCCAGCCGACAAAAATGCCACACCTCACtacaaacctcactcaagagatttattgggaagggaAGATACAGGAAAGAGGCTGCCTCTACGGTGAGAAACCTCAACAAAACTGATCAGGATGCAGAGTTCATGTAGGGCTGGAGCGGGCGGGGCAGCgctttccagggtggcttgggattggTGGGGTTTTATAGCCTGATTCTGG of Peromyscus maniculatus bairdii isolate BWxNUB_F1_BW_parent chromosome 4, HU_Pman_BW_mat_3.1, whole genome shotgun sequence contains these proteins:
- the Ptrh1 gene encoding peptidyl-tRNA hydrolase; this encodes MVPSGLFRSGMRRSWALRQRVSEARFPGRRWLVAGLGNHGMPGTRHSVGMAVLGQIARRLGVAESWARDSRCAADLALAPFGDAQLVLLRPRRLMNVNGRSVAQAAELFGLAAEEIYLVHDELDKPLGKLALKLGGSARGHNGVRSCISCLNSSAMPRLRVGIGRPTHPSMIEAHVLGRFSPEEQELLSPLLDQAADLLLDHIRARSQEPPVGL